Proteins encoded by one window of Fibrobacter sp.:
- a CDS encoding TonB-dependent siderophore receptor, producing MAAASALAQEPAAGSDAVAGDSAQVAGIVFNGVVQDPSFAEGEKLNVEILESGEALQTTVGEPFSIVLPEDTLWNVCVTNSDTAGAEKEKCYELKYVGPDRAFSQALGDSFAEDSAAVVAADTAAPAEPKNDSAGVAAAPADSPEKDVDVEALLAGGNNEKVTELKKVVVQLRKRPKRKPGESVVSAKSIKRMPGLAEADVIKSIQALPGVVASSDFSSKIYVRGGAADQNLFLFDNAVVYSPVHFFGLFSTFLVEGIDEVQFYKSGFPAQYGNRLSSVLKMDGRAGGQDTVEEWFSKTSVKISTFAAQLHTEGHKGPARWVVAGRTTYIGFMLGLMNAVGMLDLDLDYEFTDLQGTFMYNFTEDTRLKFSFYVGKDRLSFDPLYMDWGNVAIPVNFMHRINGNWDYNATFAFSEFYQTMKVGDLMSIEMYLYTFAGKQWLNYRGIDNHTFTIGYELEYDYERYQEQMSSMMIADIQKPFHHVGYVQDAWKLSPDWLLQYGMRFNYQTAAKHFGVEPRASLTVNIDDTKTLELYGGYYLQYMNSIVYTDQETLNEFYYPATTTTKGKHIKPASSWLIAAEYSQRDIFDGYDATVGLYYKTQSGLNTFQTVLDSNEETASDEFVIADGFGTADGYSFGYELSLRKNNGWWFGGINWSQSVSVVRTDDGTNAYYPSWHQPYALKLDAGINWKGGDEALGKYKGKAKGRYLRSSIALKYSAGMPISEYKGYYYPQEMANQQYSDKITVLPGSRNAGRQSDYFRIDVKAIDMGREGKWNFSWTIINLTDHENMFYTFYDTSKNPPKKTEITQFPFMPIMLNYEYYF from the coding sequence TTGGCGGCTGCGTCCGCCTTGGCGCAGGAACCGGCTGCGGGGTCGGATGCTGTTGCCGGAGATTCCGCGCAGGTCGCGGGAATAGTCTTCAACGGCGTCGTGCAGGATCCGTCCTTTGCCGAGGGCGAAAAGCTGAATGTGGAAATCCTCGAGTCGGGGGAGGCCCTGCAGACGACGGTCGGCGAACCTTTTAGCATCGTGCTTCCGGAAGATACGCTCTGGAACGTTTGCGTCACCAATTCCGATACGGCGGGCGCCGAGAAGGAAAAGTGTTACGAACTCAAGTACGTGGGACCGGACCGCGCCTTTTCGCAGGCGCTGGGCGACAGTTTCGCGGAAGACTCCGCGGCGGTCGTGGCTGCGGATACGGCGGCACCCGCAGAGCCCAAGAATGACAGTGCTGGTGTTGCCGCGGCTCCGGCCGACAGTCCGGAAAAGGATGTCGATGTCGAAGCCCTCCTTGCCGGCGGCAACAACGAGAAGGTGACCGAGCTGAAGAAGGTCGTGGTGCAGTTGCGCAAGCGCCCCAAGCGCAAGCCGGGCGAATCGGTGGTTTCGGCGAAGTCCATCAAGCGCATGCCTGGCCTTGCCGAGGCCGACGTCATCAAGAGCATCCAGGCGCTTCCGGGCGTGGTGGCGAGCTCCGATTTTAGTTCCAAGATTTATGTGCGCGGCGGTGCCGCCGACCAGAATCTGTTCCTGTTTGATAACGCGGTGGTTTATTCCCCGGTGCATTTCTTCGGGTTGTTCAGCACGTTCCTTGTGGAAGGCATTGACGAGGTGCAGTTCTACAAGAGCGGGTTCCCTGCGCAGTACGGCAACCGCCTGAGTTCCGTCTTGAAGATGGACGGACGTGCGGGTGGCCAGGATACTGTCGAAGAATGGTTCAGCAAGACGAGCGTCAAGATAAGCACGTTTGCGGCACAGCTCCATACGGAGGGCCACAAGGGCCCGGCCCGCTGGGTTGTCGCCGGCCGTACCACCTACATCGGGTTCATGCTCGGCCTGATGAACGCGGTAGGCATGCTGGACCTGGATCTGGACTACGAGTTCACGGACTTGCAGGGTACCTTCATGTACAATTTCACCGAAGATACGCGCCTCAAGTTCAGTTTCTATGTGGGCAAGGACCGCCTGAGCTTTGACCCGCTCTACATGGACTGGGGCAACGTCGCGATTCCCGTGAATTTCATGCACCGCATCAATGGCAACTGGGATTACAACGCCACGTTCGCGTTTAGCGAGTTCTACCAGACGATGAAGGTCGGCGACCTCATGTCTATCGAGATGTACCTCTACACGTTCGCGGGCAAGCAGTGGCTCAACTACCGCGGTATCGACAACCACACGTTCACGATTGGCTACGAACTGGAATACGACTACGAGCGTTACCAGGAACAGATGTCTTCCATGATGATTGCCGATATCCAGAAGCCGTTCCACCACGTGGGCTACGTGCAGGATGCCTGGAAGCTTTCTCCCGATTGGTTGCTGCAATACGGTATGCGATTCAACTACCAGACTGCCGCGAAGCATTTCGGCGTGGAACCGCGCGCCTCCCTCACGGTGAATATCGACGACACGAAGACGCTTGAGTTGTACGGCGGTTATTACTTGCAGTACATGAACTCGATTGTCTATACCGACCAGGAGACTTTGAACGAGTTCTATTACCCGGCGACGACGACTACCAAGGGCAAGCATATCAAGCCGGCTTCTTCGTGGCTCATTGCCGCAGAATACAGCCAACGCGATATATTCGACGGCTACGATGCGACTGTTGGTCTGTATTACAAGACGCAGAGCGGCCTGAACACGTTCCAGACGGTCTTGGACAGCAACGAGGAAACGGCGTCGGATGAATTCGTGATTGCTGACGGGTTCGGCACGGCGGATGGCTATTCCTTCGGTTACGAACTTTCGCTCCGCAAGAATAACGGCTGGTGGTTTGGCGGTATCAACTGGAGCCAGAGCGTGAGCGTCGTGCGCACGGACGATGGAACCAATGCCTATTACCCGAGCTGGCATCAGCCTTATGCGCTCAAGCTGGATGCTGGTATCAACTGGAAGGGCGGTGATGAAGCCCTCGGGAAATACAAGGGAAAAGCGAAGGGTCGTTACCTGAGATCGTCCATCGCGCTCAAGTATTCCGCAGGTATGCCCATCAGCGAATACAAGGGTTATTACTACCCGCAGGAAATGGCCAACCAGCAGTATTCGGACAAGATTACGGTGCTGCCGGGAAGCCGCAATGCGGGCCGTCAGTCGGACTACTTCCGCATCGACGTGAAGGCTATCGACATGGGTCGCGAAGGCAAGTGGAATTTCAGCTGGACCATCATCAACCTGACCGACCACGAAAACATGTTCTATACATTCTACGATACGAGCAAGAACCCGCCCAAGAAGACAGAAATTACTCAGTTCCCCTTTATGCCTATCATGCTGAACTATGAATACTATTTCTAG
- a CDS encoding type II secretion system F family protein, whose amino-acid sequence MAEFLYKAQNSQGNSFEGTLDAKDKAEAESLLLRRRLTIVSLKKKPKEIKIPIGNGIKHEDLTRFTRMFSSMCSAGLPMLQCLNILEEQCENPALKDVVHKVTQSINGGSSLADALSQHPKVFDALYCNMVAAGEAGGILEGILARLAETMENSMRLKRKVKKALTYPVMVIIVGIVVVIALMTFVVPTFAEQFAALDAELPAPTQVVMNISDFLVNNGGFLFLALVAIIIAWKMVMKVPAAQFAFDKFLLKVPKIGDLQIKSSTASFARTLGTLLNAGVSVMDALKVVASTAGNKVVEKAIGRIAVGIAGGKSIADPMTEVGIFPPMVIQMTGVGEKTGNLGGMLLKLADFYDEEVDAAVDSVVSMIEPLIIVFLGGAVGALLIAMYMPMFSMGDAIKG is encoded by the coding sequence ATGGCAGAATTCCTATACAAGGCGCAAAATTCCCAGGGAAACAGTTTCGAGGGCACGCTTGATGCCAAGGACAAGGCCGAGGCGGAATCGCTCCTCCTGCGTCGCCGTCTCACTATCGTGAGCTTGAAGAAGAAGCCGAAGGAAATCAAGATTCCTATCGGTAACGGCATCAAGCACGAGGACCTGACCCGCTTTACGCGTATGTTCTCGTCCATGTGTTCTGCGGGCCTCCCGATGCTCCAGTGCTTGAACATTCTCGAGGAACAGTGCGAGAATCCGGCATTGAAAGACGTGGTGCACAAGGTGACGCAGTCCATCAATGGCGGTTCTTCGCTGGCCGATGCGCTCTCGCAGCACCCGAAGGTATTTGACGCCCTGTATTGCAACATGGTGGCGGCCGGTGAAGCGGGCGGTATTCTTGAAGGAATCCTCGCGCGTTTGGCCGAGACGATGGAAAACAGCATGCGCCTCAAGCGCAAGGTGAAGAAGGCCCTGACCTACCCGGTGATGGTTATCATTGTGGGTATCGTGGTGGTGATCGCCCTTATGACGTTCGTGGTGCCGACCTTCGCCGAACAGTTCGCTGCCTTGGATGCGGAACTCCCCGCTCCGACGCAGGTCGTGATGAACATCTCCGATTTCTTGGTAAACAACGGCGGTTTCCTTTTCCTTGCCCTGGTAGCGATTATTATCGCATGGAAGATGGTGATGAAGGTTCCCGCGGCCCAATTTGCTTTCGACAAGTTCCTCTTGAAGGTTCCGAAAATCGGTGACCTGCAGATAAAGTCGTCTACGGCTAGTTTTGCGCGTACGCTTGGAACCTTGTTGAACGCCGGTGTCAGCGTGATGGATGCCTTGAAGGTGGTGGCCTCGACCGCCGGCAACAAGGTGGTGGAAAAGGCGATTGGTAGAATTGCGGTAGGCATTGCGGGTGGTAAGTCCATTGCCGACCCCATGACGGAAGTAGGCATTTTCCCGCCCATGGTTATCCAGATGACCGGTGTGGGTGAGAAAACCGGTAACTTGGGCGGCATGCTTTTGAAGCTGGCAGATTTCTACGATGAAGAAGTGGACGCCGCAGTGGATAGCGTCGTGAGCATGATCGAACCGTTGATTATCGTGTTCTTGGGCGGTGCTGTCGGTGCGCTGTTGATCGCTATGTATATGCCTATGTTCTCCATGGGCGACGCAATCAAAGGGTGA
- a CDS encoding type IV pilus twitching motility protein PilT, protein MAYNIQDLLSEMVKRGASDLHITAGAPPLVRLSGKLTPLGDDKLKPDETMRMTYSLMNELQKKSFEQNKECDFSFGIANLARFRANAYLQRGCVALALRIIPLEIKTFKELGLPKILAEFTTRPSGLVLVTGATGSGKSTTLAAMIDKINKERHDHILTVEDPIEFLHKHQGCMINQREVGSDTNSFSQALKMALRQDPDVVLIGEMRDLETIRAALTIAETGHLAFATLHTNSCVQTINRVVDAFPKGEQQTVRTQLSFVLQGVICQTLIPKIGGGRVMAYEIMNVTPGIRALIRDDKVHQIESMIEIGQKFGMNTMNMCLCELVKNHKVDRFEALARSPSPDQLEQLFVKEGV, encoded by the coding sequence ATGGCATACAATATTCAAGACCTTCTCTCCGAAATGGTGAAACGTGGCGCGTCTGACCTGCACATTACTGCAGGTGCGCCCCCGCTGGTGCGTCTTTCCGGCAAGCTTACCCCCCTCGGCGACGACAAGCTCAAGCCCGACGAAACCATGCGCATGACGTACAGCCTTATGAACGAACTCCAGAAGAAGTCGTTCGAACAGAATAAGGAGTGCGACTTTTCTTTCGGTATCGCGAATCTTGCGCGTTTCCGTGCCAACGCCTACCTGCAGCGCGGCTGCGTGGCCCTGGCCCTGCGTATCATCCCGCTCGAAATCAAGACCTTCAAGGAACTCGGCCTTCCGAAAATTCTCGCCGAGTTCACGACCCGCCCCTCCGGCCTCGTGCTGGTGACGGGTGCTACCGGTTCGGGTAAGTCCACGACGCTTGCCGCCATGATCGACAAGATCAACAAGGAACGTCATGACCACATCTTGACGGTGGAAGACCCGATTGAATTCCTGCACAAGCACCAGGGATGCATGATCAACCAGCGCGAAGTCGGTAGCGATACCAACAGCTTCTCGCAGGCGCTCAAGATGGCGCTCCGTCAGGACCCGGACGTGGTGCTTATCGGCGAAATGCGTGACCTCGAGACCATCCGTGCGGCGCTTACGATTGCGGAAACCGGTCACTTGGCCTTCGCAACCTTGCATACCAACTCCTGCGTGCAGACCATCAACCGCGTGGTGGACGCGTTCCCGAAGGGCGAACAGCAGACGGTGCGTACCCAGCTTTCGTTCGTGCTCCAGGGCGTGATATGCCAGACGCTTATCCCGAAGATCGGTGGCGGCCGCGTGATGGCGTACGAAATCATGAACGTGACTCCGGGTATCCGCGCGCTTATCCGCGACGACAAGGTGCACCAGATTGAATCCATGATTGAAATTGGCCAGAAGTTCGGTATGAACACGATGAACATGTGCCTTTGCGAACTGGTCAAGAACCACAAGGTCGACCGCTTCGAGGCGCTCGCCCGTTCTCCGAGCCCGGACCAGTTGGAACAGCTGTTTGTGAAGGAAGGAGTTTAA
- a CDS encoding TlpA disulfide reductase family protein gives MRFKSFKVIGITILIAVLFIAYQVYREKSRPFQALPERIENFEALDVDGGKTDFKTHKGKVTLIVLSASWCPACIAELPTLEKLYREFAGDGFKVLMISEDDNVRIASRFKKKYSMPWTMLHWNYDLINMLGNPRVIPVSYLIDKDGKIDFVKAGLIDEKRMRRAIKSLVR, from the coding sequence ATGCGCTTTAAATCGTTCAAAGTCATCGGTATCACAATTTTAATTGCCGTTTTGTTCATCGCGTACCAGGTGTACCGCGAGAAGTCTCGGCCGTTCCAGGCCCTGCCCGAAAGGATCGAGAACTTCGAAGCCCTAGACGTGGACGGCGGAAAAACGGACTTTAAAACACATAAGGGGAAGGTGACGCTTATCGTGCTGAGCGCAAGCTGGTGCCCGGCGTGCATCGCGGAACTGCCGACCCTCGAAAAGCTCTACCGCGAATTCGCCGGCGACGGTTTCAAGGTGCTCATGATTAGCGAAGACGACAACGTGAGAATCGCATCCCGGTTCAAGAAAAAATACTCGATGCCGTGGACCATGCTTCACTGGAACTACGACCTGATAAACATGCTAGGCAACCCGCGCGTAATCCCCGTAAGCTACCTCATCGACAAAGACGGGAAAATCGACTTCGTAAAGGCTGGCCTCATCGACGAAAAAAGGATGCGCCGCGCGATAAAATCGCTGGTAAGATAA
- the epmA gene encoding EF-P lysine aminoacylase EpmA, whose protein sequence is MQFEGLEFSPTCDRETWILRQSLMNKVRKFFELRGVLEVETPVLSNAGGTDPQLDYFEVDGVPRHFLMTSPEFHMKRLLSAGFGDIFQITKSFRKDEFGSHHNNEFSMVEWYRVGMPQDKLMDEVEALVSEIVGKPLKARRTRWMDAFKNYAGVNPFCKDLNNFVETCEYYNIPIPEGKERMSREDWWDYLMVFVVEPALAANGAEFIMDYPPSQAALAQTYTDKEGFVWARRFELFVDKVELCNGYTELTDADEQRRRFNADLEIRRRMGKPLPPIDENFLSALESGMPACSGVALGLDRLFMLALHKDEIKDVVLFPSPIA, encoded by the coding sequence ATGCAATTCGAGGGTTTGGAGTTTTCGCCGACGTGTGACCGCGAGACATGGATCTTGCGGCAATCACTGATGAACAAGGTGCGCAAGTTCTTTGAACTGCGTGGCGTGCTCGAAGTGGAAACGCCCGTGCTTTCTAACGCAGGCGGTACGGATCCGCAGCTCGATTACTTCGAGGTGGACGGCGTTCCTAGGCACTTCCTCATGACGAGTCCCGAGTTCCACATGAAGCGCCTGCTTTCGGCGGGATTCGGCGACATATTCCAGATTACCAAGTCCTTCCGCAAGGATGAATTCGGTTCGCATCACAACAACGAGTTCAGCATGGTGGAATGGTACCGCGTGGGCATGCCGCAAGATAAGCTCATGGACGAGGTGGAAGCGCTCGTGAGCGAAATTGTCGGGAAGCCCTTGAAGGCGCGTCGCACCCGCTGGATGGACGCTTTCAAGAACTATGCCGGCGTGAATCCGTTCTGCAAGGACTTGAACAACTTTGTCGAGACTTGCGAGTACTACAACATTCCGATACCCGAGGGCAAGGAACGCATGAGCCGCGAGGACTGGTGGGACTACCTGATGGTATTCGTGGTCGAACCCGCTCTGGCGGCGAACGGCGCGGAATTCATTATGGATTACCCGCCCTCGCAGGCGGCCCTCGCGCAGACCTATACCGACAAGGAAGGCTTCGTGTGGGCGCGCAGGTTCGAACTGTTCGTGGACAAGGTGGAACTTTGCAACGGCTATACGGAACTGACCGACGCGGACGAACAGCGCCGCCGGTTTAATGCGGATCTGGAAATCCGCCGCCGCATGGGCAAGCCCCTTCCTCCGATAGACGAGAACTTCCTTTCGGCGCTCGAATCGGGTATGCCCGCCTGCTCGGGCGTGGCGCTCGGGCTGGACCGCCTGTTCATGCTCGCCCTGCACAAGGACGAGATCAAGGACGTCGTCCTTTTCCCGAGTCCGATTGCTTAA
- a CDS encoding FISUMP domain-containing protein: MKLFTKCMTAVAASILATAAFAQEELRDAVDAGDIIAAQKMVKKGKIEEVYCGKLTPDDAVRVYEKIFKSNPEESFANCPTQFAYGYGVKACSNPKAVDACNEVISLLLLDAETGNTKALDALENVAKVAVKTKGYAKPVKMYADTSVWMPCPKKGKARNSCMEDCFIQAQSMNDTLRQTTCETKPERFVEDTTIAVMRPSPLYENLRKGLVEGYWKAPKPAAVRYADMLQANARALSLPDSVVINLDYVNRWADKHMADSTPLPGSELFRFCASWQPQVDSILASKELTTRCPVFEEFVDPRDNQKYKVREIGGVKWFVQNLNFVVEGGSNCYDRDEENCATYGRLYTQVAAQTACPEGTHLSTDEDWKALETFAGGVDVAAEKLRSNGGDDYAFTALFGGYANKTMNSVIQGEGAYFWTERQLKDGRGLARSMFNTDNNVTSMPVEKEFWLSVRCVVNGK, translated from the coding sequence ATGAAATTATTCACTAAGTGTATGACTGCCGTCGCAGCTTCGATTCTTGCGACTGCTGCTTTTGCCCAAGAAGAACTCCGCGATGCCGTGGACGCCGGCGATATCATCGCCGCCCAGAAGATGGTCAAGAAGGGCAAGATTGAGGAAGTTTACTGCGGCAAGCTCACTCCGGACGATGCTGTTCGCGTGTACGAGAAGATTTTCAAGTCCAATCCCGAAGAATCCTTTGCGAACTGCCCGACGCAGTTTGCCTATGGTTACGGCGTGAAGGCTTGTTCGAATCCCAAGGCGGTCGACGCCTGTAACGAAGTCATTTCTCTCTTGCTCCTGGATGCGGAAACCGGCAATACGAAGGCGCTCGATGCCCTGGAAAATGTCGCGAAGGTCGCGGTCAAGACCAAGGGTTACGCCAAGCCGGTCAAGATGTATGCGGACACTTCCGTATGGATGCCGTGTCCGAAGAAGGGCAAGGCCCGCAATTCCTGCATGGAGGATTGCTTTATCCAGGCTCAGAGCATGAACGACACCCTGCGCCAGACGACTTGCGAAACCAAGCCTGAACGTTTCGTGGAAGATACGACCATTGCCGTGATGCGTCCGTCTCCCTTGTACGAGAACCTTCGCAAGGGCCTCGTCGAAGGCTACTGGAAGGCTCCGAAGCCCGCTGCCGTGAGGTACGCGGACATGCTCCAGGCGAACGCACGTGCGCTTTCTCTCCCGGATTCCGTCGTCATTAACCTGGATTACGTGAACCGTTGGGCCGACAAGCACATGGCCGATTCTACTCCGCTGCCGGGCAGCGAACTCTTCCGCTTCTGCGCGAGCTGGCAGCCGCAGGTGGACTCCATCCTCGCTTCCAAGGAACTGACGACGCGTTGCCCCGTGTTCGAGGAATTCGTCGACCCGCGCGACAACCAGAAGTACAAGGTCAGGGAAATCGGCGGTGTCAAGTGGTTCGTGCAGAACCTGAACTTCGTGGTGGAAGGCGGCTCCAACTGCTATGACCGCGACGAAGAAAACTGCGCGACGTACGGCCGCCTCTATACGCAGGTTGCAGCCCAGACCGCATGCCCCGAAGGCACGCACCTTTCTACCGACGAGGACTGGAAGGCGCTCGAAACGTTTGCCGGCGGTGTGGATGTGGCTGCTGAAAAGCTGCGCAGCAACGGTGGTGACGACTATGCGTTCACGGCTCTGTTCGGCGGCTATGCCAACAAGACCATGAACTCCGTTATTCAGGGCGAAGGCGCTTATTTCTGGACGGAAAGGCAGTTGAAGGATGGCCGTGGTCTGGCCCGCTCGATGTTCAACACGGACAACAACGTGACATCGATGCCTGTCGAAAAGGAATTCTGGCTTTCTGTCCGTTGTGTGGTGAACGGCAAGTAA
- a CDS encoding SufS family cysteine desulfurase — protein MDNVNSFDTEAIRSEFPMLVAGDNDTKPLAFLDSTATTQKPACVIDAMDDFYREHYSSVKRGVYRLSARTTEAFEATRKNVAKFINAKSEDEIVFTRGTTESINLVAWSYGRKFFEAGDEILISGLEHHANIVSWQLVAEMKGAKIKVIPVKDDGDLDLDKLPGLLNARTKMVAVTHVSNAVGTVNPIAEIIKTVRAAAPQAKILIDGAQSSSHIKIDVQALDCDFLAFSGHKMYGPTGVGVLYGKYDVLDSMPPWHGGGEMIKNVTFEKTTYADVPARFEAGTPMIAEVIGLGKAIEWISEKGIENIRRHEAEITQYALEQLAKIPQVKVLGNPKERGALVSITLDGIAVSDAAMILDEENIAVRSGHHCAQPVMDRFGVDATLRLSFGAYTLKRDIDRLVAGLQRVVRLFA, from the coding sequence ATGGATAACGTGAATTCTTTTGATACAGAGGCCATCCGTAGCGAGTTTCCGATGCTCGTCGCAGGCGACAACGATACAAAACCGCTCGCCTTCCTGGACAGCACCGCCACCACGCAAAAACCCGCATGCGTCATCGACGCGATGGACGACTTTTACCGCGAGCACTACAGCTCCGTAAAACGCGGAGTGTACCGCCTGAGCGCCCGCACCACCGAAGCATTCGAAGCCACACGCAAGAACGTTGCGAAGTTCATTAACGCGAAGAGCGAAGACGAAATCGTATTCACTCGCGGCACCACCGAGAGCATCAATCTGGTGGCATGGAGCTACGGCCGCAAGTTCTTCGAAGCCGGCGACGAAATTTTGATTAGCGGGCTCGAACACCACGCGAACATCGTGAGCTGGCAGCTCGTCGCCGAAATGAAGGGCGCCAAGATCAAGGTCATTCCCGTCAAGGACGATGGCGACCTGGATTTGGACAAACTACCCGGGCTTTTGAATGCACGCACCAAGATGGTGGCCGTAACGCACGTGAGCAACGCCGTCGGGACAGTGAACCCGATTGCAGAAATCATCAAGACGGTCCGCGCCGCCGCCCCGCAGGCAAAAATCCTGATTGACGGTGCACAGAGTTCGAGCCACATCAAGATTGACGTGCAGGCGCTCGACTGCGATTTCCTCGCTTTCAGCGGGCACAAAATGTACGGCCCCACTGGGGTCGGCGTGCTCTACGGCAAATACGACGTTCTGGATTCCATGCCCCCCTGGCATGGCGGCGGCGAGATGATCAAGAACGTGACCTTCGAGAAGACGACTTACGCCGACGTTCCCGCCCGCTTCGAGGCAGGCACGCCCATGATCGCCGAAGTCATCGGGCTCGGCAAGGCCATCGAATGGATTAGCGAAAAAGGCATCGAGAACATCCGCAGGCACGAAGCTGAAATCACGCAGTACGCGCTGGAACAGCTCGCAAAAATCCCGCAGGTGAAAGTGCTCGGGAACCCGAAGGAACGCGGCGCCCTCGTGAGCATCACCCTGGATGGAATCGCCGTGAGCGACGCCGCGATGATTCTCGACGAAGAGAACATCGCCGTCCGCAGCGGGCATCACTGCGCCCAGCCCGTGATGGACCGCTTTGGCGTCGACGCCACGCTCCGCCTGAGCTTTGGCGCCTACACGCTCAAGCGCGACATCGACCGCCTTGTTGCGGGCCTTCAGAGAGTCGTCCGACTGTTCGCTTAA
- a CDS encoding tRNA threonylcarbamoyladenosine dehydratase: MGIEKGIFNRTSLLLGDDVMDSIYQKRVIIFGLGGVGSWCAESLVRSGIKELVLVDSDRVCVTNVNRQLMATTKTVGQVKVEVLKNRLLEINPHANIVALQDIYEEANTDKFQLDTFDYIIDAIDSLENKMQLLWHATRTKATVFSSMGAALKMDPTRIKVAEFWKVAGCPLARALRDKFKRKKKNLKKKVLCVYSDELLKNRGKNSSCGTEACMCPKVRSEHSEAELKNAELIGHEWCSSKAQINGTMAHATAIFGFTIAGLVMQDIYQKALARKEQA, translated from the coding sequence ATGGGTATCGAAAAAGGGATTTTCAACCGCACATCGCTCCTTCTCGGTGACGATGTCATGGACAGCATCTACCAGAAGCGCGTCATCATCTTCGGGCTCGGCGGAGTCGGCAGCTGGTGCGCCGAAAGCCTGGTGCGTTCCGGCATCAAGGAACTCGTCCTCGTCGATTCGGACCGCGTGTGCGTCACCAACGTGAACAGGCAACTGATGGCCACCACCAAGACCGTGGGGCAAGTCAAGGTCGAAGTCCTCAAGAACCGCCTCCTGGAAATCAACCCGCACGCCAATATTGTCGCCCTGCAGGACATCTACGAGGAAGCGAATACCGACAAATTCCAGCTGGACACTTTCGACTACATCATCGATGCCATCGACAGCCTCGAAAACAAGATGCAGTTGCTCTGGCACGCCACGCGCACCAAGGCGACCGTATTCTCTTCGATGGGCGCCGCCCTCAAGATGGACCCCACGCGCATCAAGGTCGCCGAATTCTGGAAAGTAGCCGGTTGCCCCCTCGCCCGCGCCCTCCGCGACAAATTCAAACGTAAGAAGAAGAACCTCAAGAAAAAGGTCCTGTGCGTCTACAGCGACGAGCTCCTGAAAAACCGCGGCAAGAATTCCTCCTGCGGAACAGAAGCCTGCATGTGCCCCAAGGTCCGCAGCGAGCACAGCGAAGCGGAACTCAAGAACGCCGAACTCATCGGCCACGAATGGTGCAGCAGCAAAGCGCAAATCAACGGCACCATGGCGCATGCCACCGCCATTTTCGGTTTCACGATCGCGGGCCTCGTGATGCAGGATATTTACCAGAAGGCTTTAGCCCGTAAAGAGCAAGCCTAG
- a CDS encoding DUF1232 domain-containing protein, which produces MDKEPEIVEAEVVETNGASDFKKGLAVFFVIMSMLYAVSPIDLAPDTIPVVGWLDDVGFLAAATMNIVQQFAKDQNSSMVKILKYTKWLLIIATVIAALLLGGLLVAIGLLIAYAVG; this is translated from the coding sequence ATGGACAAGGAACCAGAAATTGTCGAAGCGGAAGTTGTCGAAACCAATGGCGCTTCTGATTTCAAGAAAGGCCTCGCGGTTTTCTTCGTCATCATGTCGATGCTCTATGCGGTTTCGCCGATTGACCTGGCTCCGGATACGATTCCCGTGGTGGGCTGGCTTGATGATGTCGGGTTCCTTGCTGCCGCGACGATGAATATTGTCCAGCAGTTTGCGAAAGACCAGAATTCCTCGATGGTGAAAATCCTTAAATACACAAAGTGGCTCTTGATTATTGCGACGGTTATTGCGGCGTTGCTACTGGGTGGTTTGCTGGTTGCTATTGGGTTGTTAATCGCCTACGCAGTGGGGTGA
- a CDS encoding phospholipase D-like domain-containing protein, whose translation MPTFTKYIQNEEHYSEVISRIAKVRETLWIGTADIKDVYVKQDGDSIPLLGQLATLLKRGVGVRLIHAKEPGPNFREDFDRYKILATDLERVMCPRVHFKMMIFDLETAYIGSANLTGAGIGMKSSLRRNFEAGILTNDPAIVEPAIEQFDTLWMGSHCKKCGRQEFCGDRIK comes from the coding sequence ATGCCCACATTCACCAAGTACATCCAGAACGAGGAACATTACTCCGAGGTGATTTCCCGCATCGCGAAGGTGCGCGAGACGTTGTGGATTGGCACGGCCGATATCAAGGACGTGTACGTGAAGCAGGACGGCGATTCTATCCCGCTGCTCGGGCAACTTGCGACGCTTCTCAAGCGCGGGGTGGGTGTGCGGCTCATTCACGCGAAGGAGCCGGGCCCGAACTTCCGCGAGGATTTCGACCGGTACAAGATTCTCGCGACGGACCTGGAGCGCGTGATGTGCCCGCGGGTGCATTTCAAGATGATGATTTTTGACCTGGAGACGGCTTACATAGGGTCGGCGAACCTCACGGGTGCGGGTATCGGTATGAAGAGTTCCCTGCGCCGCAACTTCGAGGCGGGCATCCTCACCAACGACCCGGCGATTGTGGAACCCGCAATCGAGCAGTTCGATACGCTTTGGATGGGTTCTCACTGCAAAAAATGCGGTCGTCAGGAATTCTGCGGGGACAGGATTAAGTAG